From the genome of Thermogutta terrifontis, one region includes:
- the lptB gene encoding LPS export ABC transporter ATP-binding protein, with the protein MRLLIGKSNRSETEVGPHIRATPGAILAACGLVKNFGKRRVVDGVSFEVWPGEIVGLLGPNGAGKTTSFRMTCGLIRPDAGQVFLQGKDVTHWPMHRRAREGGMSYLAQESSVFRKLTVEENLLGVMELLGFDRRTRTRRCAELLEQFGITHLAKAKAAGLSGGERRRLEIARALIANPRIILLDEPFTGIDPVTVDAIQEIIRSLRAQGISILITDHQVRETLQVTDRSYVIRAGKVLCHGTPQEVLANPEARKHYFGDDMHLT; encoded by the coding sequence ATGCGCTTGTTGATCGGTAAGTCCAACCGATCGGAAACGGAAGTTGGCCCGCACATTCGGGCCACGCCGGGTGCCATCCTTGCCGCATGTGGTCTGGTGAAAAATTTTGGTAAGCGCCGCGTGGTGGACGGGGTGAGTTTCGAGGTCTGGCCGGGCGAGATTGTTGGCTTGCTCGGACCAAATGGGGCGGGAAAAACGACCAGCTTCCGGATGACGTGTGGACTCATCCGGCCCGATGCCGGCCAGGTTTTCCTGCAAGGCAAGGACGTCACTCACTGGCCCATGCACCGCCGAGCACGCGAGGGTGGCATGAGCTACCTCGCCCAGGAATCCAGCGTCTTCCGCAAGCTCACGGTGGAGGAGAATCTCTTGGGGGTGATGGAGCTTCTGGGTTTCGATCGCCGAACCCGAACCCGCCGCTGTGCCGAATTGCTCGAGCAGTTCGGCATCACTCACCTGGCAAAGGCCAAAGCCGCTGGATTGTCAGGCGGTGAACGCCGACGCCTGGAGATTGCAAGGGCGCTCATCGCCAACCCACGGATAATTCTTCTGGATGAGCCGTTCACGGGTATCGACCCGGTAACAGTGGACGCAATCCAGGAGATTATCCGTTCGCTCCGCGCGCAGGGCATCTCCATTCTTATCACAGATCATCAGGTGCGGGAAACGCTCCAGGTGACAGATCGAAGCTATGTCATCCGGGCGGGGAAGGTCCTGTGTCATGGAACACCGCAGGAGGTCCTAGCCAATCCCGAAGCCCGCAAACACTACTTCGGCGACGACATGCACCTGACGTAA
- a CDS encoding IS630 family transposase: MDKVHVRPITCYERQELHRMKRQLSNHVNSRHARIVLLSAGGVRNREIAQRVDCTPQWVRRIIHRFNQGGLEAISWHPYYQAGGSPRKFLAEVVEQIVEVALSSPKALIGMTQWSLSKLREYLVSQKIVAYISLEWLRTLLKRCGIRWRRTKTWKESTDPEFWPKYRRIRRLYQRRPAVGRRICVDEFGPLNLQPRHGRCLAKAGTKRVERLRATYRRTSGVRHFLAAYDLETGTLLGRFYSRKTWIEFLRFLRWLRRRYPQSETLHIVMDNYSPHLKEEVWAWARANNVKFYLTPSNASWLNRIECQFTGLKKFALDNSDYRSHEEQEQAIRRYLAWRNGRRAIAVEPWRSSLRRNAPSTCRAAA, from the coding sequence ATGGACAAGGTTCATGTTCGCCCGATCACCTGCTACGAGCGACAAGAGCTCCATAGAATGAAACGACAATTGTCTAATCATGTCAATAGCCGTCATGCGCGGATTGTGCTGCTCTCCGCCGGCGGGGTTCGCAACCGCGAAATTGCCCAGCGGGTCGACTGCACGCCGCAGTGGGTGCGACGGATCATTCACCGCTTTAACCAAGGCGGGCTGGAGGCGATCAGTTGGCATCCGTACTACCAGGCTGGTGGCAGCCCACGCAAATTCCTCGCCGAGGTGGTCGAGCAGATCGTCGAGGTGGCCCTTTCCTCGCCGAAGGCCTTGATCGGGATGACACAATGGTCGCTGAGCAAGTTGCGGGAGTATCTGGTGAGCCAGAAGATCGTTGCGTACATCAGCTTGGAGTGGCTGCGCACGTTGCTGAAGCGTTGTGGCATTCGCTGGCGGCGGACCAAGACGTGGAAGGAGTCAACGGACCCGGAGTTTTGGCCTAAATACCGGCGAATTCGCCGACTTTACCAGCGTCGGCCGGCGGTGGGTCGGCGGATTTGCGTCGATGAGTTTGGCCCCCTGAATCTCCAGCCACGCCATGGCCGTTGCCTGGCCAAAGCGGGGACCAAGCGGGTCGAGCGTTTGCGAGCCACCTACCGCCGCACCAGTGGAGTTCGCCATTTCCTGGCGGCCTACGACCTGGAAACGGGCACGTTGTTGGGCCGGTTCTACAGCCGGAAAACCTGGATCGAGTTCTTGCGATTTCTCCGGTGGCTCCGGCGGCGTTACCCGCAGAGCGAAACGTTACACATCGTGATGGACAACTACAGTCCCCATCTGAAGGAAGAGGTCTGGGCATGGGCCCGGGCGAACAATGTGAAGTTTTACCTTACCCCGTCCAATGCGTCATGGCTGAATCGGATCGAGTGCCAGTTCACGGGACTGAAGAAGTTTGCCCTGGACAATAGCGACTATCGGAGTCATGAAGAACAGGAGCAAGCTATCCGGAGGTATTTGGCTTGGCGCAACGGCCGCCGTGCGATAGCCGTCGAGCCTTGGCGATCCTCCCTCCGAAGAAACGCCCCATCCACCTGCCGCGCAGCAGCCTAA
- a CDS encoding nitric-oxide reductase large subunit, which yields MSTKGLRNAAIVSFVVSMAILFVGGYFAKDHVPPIPTKVVVGEKILADKDAILRGQDVYQRYGLMDHGSIWGHGSLRGMDFSAYTLHLMGYLVRNYHLAKGEPSQDLWKQLPPSPRKELDEVDMTVIRELKENRYQPDTGTLVLTPAQAYAFEQLLHFWDRTFAEGDPHYGFLPNAIPTAEERKDLATFFFWTAWAAVTNRPGLNYSYTNNWPSDITVGNRASTEALVYSIFSVLALFVVLGLVVYIVHRYQFFYGESQAVQAAYRLLEQPVTPSQRAAAKFFLVAGLLFIVQILNGGLLAHYTVHPGRFYIELVGQMYPYSWAKTWHLQLAILWIALSWMGTAIYLAPLVGGREPPGQRALVNVLFVAALVVAVGSLVGEVLGIKGYLSRLGGNLWFWLGHQGWEYLELGRLWQILLFAGLIFWLIVVYRGIAPGLLPRSNGTSSDPEEKDRRALITFYVLSAVFVVLFFGFGLAYGRGTHITIADYWRWFVVHIWVESIFEFFGVGVISLFLVTLGLVTASSALRVAYLTAILVFLSGIPGTAHHYFWYGGPSFWLAIGGVFSSLEPVPLILLVVRAWMEYKSIREAGQEFPYRWPLYFLTASSFWNFLGAGVFGFIINLPIINYYEHATYLTSNHGHTALFGVYGMLAIAVILFSWRGLTENKAWNDRILQISFWGLNGGLFLMFLTGLLPIGVMQVWHAYDNGFWWGRSAAFYELPIIQTLGNLRIIPDTIIIVVGALPLLYFLITTYPRLRKVEG from the coding sequence ATGAGCACGAAAGGGTTGCGCAACGCGGCGATCGTGAGCTTCGTTGTGAGCATGGCGATCCTCTTTGTAGGGGGATACTTCGCCAAAGACCATGTTCCGCCCATCCCAACGAAAGTCGTGGTCGGCGAAAAGATTCTTGCGGACAAAGACGCGATCCTTCGCGGTCAAGACGTTTACCAGCGGTATGGGTTGATGGATCACGGAAGTATCTGGGGACACGGCTCGCTTCGCGGGATGGATTTCTCAGCCTATACCCTGCACCTGATGGGGTACCTGGTCCGCAATTACCACCTTGCCAAGGGAGAGCCTTCCCAGGACCTTTGGAAACAGCTCCCACCATCGCCACGGAAGGAACTCGACGAGGTGGACATGACAGTCATCCGGGAGCTGAAAGAAAATCGCTACCAGCCAGACACCGGAACGCTGGTCCTCACGCCGGCTCAAGCATACGCGTTTGAACAGTTACTTCACTTCTGGGATCGGACGTTTGCCGAAGGGGATCCTCACTACGGTTTTCTGCCCAATGCGATTCCTACGGCCGAAGAGCGCAAGGACCTGGCAACGTTTTTCTTCTGGACCGCCTGGGCGGCCGTTACCAATCGGCCTGGTTTGAACTACAGTTACACGAACAACTGGCCTTCGGATATCACCGTTGGCAACCGGGCTTCGACAGAAGCCCTGGTTTACTCGATCTTCTCTGTTCTCGCGCTCTTCGTTGTTCTCGGCCTGGTAGTCTACATTGTGCACCGCTATCAGTTTTTCTATGGTGAATCGCAGGCTGTCCAGGCCGCTTACCGATTGCTCGAGCAACCCGTAACACCGAGTCAGCGGGCGGCCGCCAAGTTTTTCTTGGTGGCGGGACTACTCTTCATTGTGCAAATTCTCAACGGAGGCCTGCTTGCGCACTACACTGTTCATCCCGGCAGATTTTATATCGAGCTTGTCGGGCAGATGTATCCTTATAGCTGGGCCAAAACCTGGCACCTGCAACTGGCGATCCTTTGGATTGCTCTGTCCTGGATGGGAACCGCCATTTACCTGGCGCCCTTGGTGGGCGGGCGAGAACCTCCGGGACAGCGAGCCCTGGTCAATGTTCTCTTCGTGGCGGCACTTGTCGTCGCGGTAGGAAGCCTGGTGGGGGAGGTGCTGGGCATCAAGGGATACCTTTCCCGGCTGGGCGGAAATCTTTGGTTTTGGCTGGGTCACCAGGGCTGGGAGTACCTTGAGTTAGGCCGACTCTGGCAGATCTTGCTGTTTGCGGGACTGATTTTCTGGCTTATCGTCGTGTATCGGGGCATCGCCCCAGGGCTTCTGCCCAGGTCCAATGGCACTTCTTCCGACCCTGAAGAGAAAGATCGCCGCGCCCTGATTACGTTTTACGTCCTCAGCGCGGTCTTCGTGGTGCTCTTTTTCGGCTTTGGACTGGCCTACGGACGCGGTACCCACATCACGATCGCCGACTACTGGCGATGGTTTGTTGTGCACATCTGGGTGGAAAGTATCTTTGAATTCTTCGGTGTGGGCGTCATTTCCTTGTTCCTGGTGACGCTCGGACTGGTGACAGCCAGTTCAGCTTTGCGAGTTGCCTATCTGACGGCCATCCTGGTCTTTCTGAGTGGCATCCCGGGCACCGCCCATCACTATTTCTGGTATGGTGGGCCGAGCTTCTGGCTGGCCATTGGGGGAGTGTTCAGCTCCCTGGAGCCCGTGCCGCTCATTCTGCTCGTCGTTCGAGCGTGGATGGAATACAAGTCCATTCGCGAAGCGGGACAGGAATTCCCCTATCGGTGGCCGCTGTATTTCCTGACCGCGTCCAGCTTTTGGAATTTCCTCGGTGCGGGCGTGTTCGGTTTCATCATCAACCTCCCCATTATTAACTACTATGAGCACGCCACTTATCTCACGAGCAATCACGGCCACACCGCCCTATTTGGGGTTTATGGAATGCTGGCCATCGCTGTCATTCTCTTCTCGTGGAGAGGTCTGACGGAAAACAAGGCGTGGAACGACCGCATCCTGCAAATAAGCTTCTGGGGCCTGAACGGCGGATTGTTCCTGATGTTCCTCACGGGATTGTTGCCCATCGGCGTCATGCAGGTGTGGCATGCCTATGATAACGGTTTCTGGTGGGGACGCAGCGCCGCCTTCTATGAACTCCCCATCATTCAGACGCTGGGCAACCTGCGCATCATTCCGGACACGATCATCATCGTGGTGGGGGCGCTGCCGCTTCTGTATTTCCTGATCACCACCTACCCACGCTTGCGGAAAGTCGAGGGCTGA
- a CDS encoding glycoside hydrolase family 172 protein: protein MKKKALLRIWVPLSSLLMSLLFMPEAHSQGTFADLPRISSGSTVCENALWIETPLDRQFMQSKRVVVADLKGPGIITMIHFALPERMAAQPNKYHLGRELILQMFWDDEKSPSVQCPLVDFFCDPAGERERLETALVNKKRGWNAYFTMPFRKSARIELRYDGPVEPGKELWSLMPCYSYVLAQKLESLPNDFGYFHAFWRQELINLGKQDYIALVAKGQGKFMGWNVTVRSPGRPGYPVDENEKFYIDGESEPSIEFQGIEDSFGFSWGFPPEENTFLLTGWFPFHKEGAAAYRFFLQDAIVFQKSLVVSIGFGKNEHPMFREQFSRPGNELEISSTVYWYQTEPHEAFPPLPPVEKRSPTEVNWKDREELPDPQDLEQRGVKLHLRCGRPEKELIFAQEGYSAKVVRGFAYTGWPFPIFHTRADEQEVQIALTVPPKRRGILRLYVIDPDHFQGGRHQEILINNKSFGEVQGFDNGKWLDLPLDESFTQSGEITLRIKNLNPQSNAVVSIVEWAEPKE from the coding sequence ATGAAGAAAAAAGCTCTGTTGCGAATTTGGGTCCCGCTCTCCAGTTTGCTGATGTCGCTGTTGTTCATGCCAGAAGCGCACTCCCAGGGAACGTTTGCCGATCTACCGCGGATTTCCTCGGGCAGCACCGTCTGCGAGAATGCCCTCTGGATCGAGACCCCTCTCGACAGGCAGTTCATGCAAAGCAAGCGAGTCGTGGTGGCGGATTTGAAGGGTCCCGGAATCATCACGATGATCCATTTTGCATTGCCGGAGCGCATGGCCGCCCAACCCAACAAGTATCATCTGGGTCGGGAGCTAATCCTGCAAATGTTTTGGGATGACGAAAAATCCCCCAGTGTGCAGTGTCCGTTGGTGGACTTTTTCTGCGACCCAGCCGGCGAGCGTGAGCGATTAGAAACGGCCCTTGTGAACAAGAAGCGAGGGTGGAACGCTTATTTCACGATGCCGTTTCGGAAGTCGGCACGCATCGAGCTACGTTATGACGGTCCAGTCGAACCGGGAAAGGAACTCTGGTCCTTGATGCCCTGCTACAGTTATGTTCTGGCCCAGAAGCTCGAGTCCCTGCCGAACGACTTCGGTTACTTCCATGCCTTTTGGCGGCAAGAATTGATCAATCTGGGAAAGCAGGACTATATCGCCCTGGTGGCAAAGGGTCAGGGCAAGTTCATGGGTTGGAACGTGACCGTCAGGTCACCGGGACGACCAGGTTATCCTGTGGATGAAAACGAGAAATTCTACATCGACGGCGAGTCTGAGCCCTCAATCGAGTTCCAGGGAATCGAAGACTCATTCGGGTTCAGTTGGGGTTTCCCTCCCGAGGAGAACACCTTTCTTCTGACAGGGTGGTTTCCCTTCCACAAAGAGGGAGCGGCCGCCTATCGTTTCTTCCTTCAGGACGCAATCGTATTTCAAAAGTCGCTCGTGGTATCCATAGGCTTTGGAAAGAACGAGCACCCCATGTTTCGCGAGCAATTCAGCAGGCCGGGAAATGAACTGGAAATATCTTCCACAGTCTATTGGTACCAGACCGAGCCTCATGAAGCGTTCCCCCCACTCCCACCGGTGGAGAAACGCTCTCCGACAGAGGTCAACTGGAAAGACCGAGAAGAACTTCCAGACCCCCAAGACCTGGAACAACGAGGGGTGAAACTCCACCTCCGATGTGGCCGACCGGAAAAAGAACTTATCTTCGCCCAAGAGGGCTACTCCGCAAAGGTCGTACGTGGATTCGCTTACACCGGCTGGCCGTTTCCGATCTTTCACACCCGAGCCGACGAACAGGAAGTGCAGATTGCTCTGACGGTTCCACCCAAACGACGAGGAATCCTCCGCCTGTACGTCATCGACCCCGATCACTTCCAGGGAGGTCGTCACCAGGAGATCCTCATCAATAACAAATCATTTGGGGAAGTGCAGGGATTTGATAACGGGAAATGGCTCGATTTGCCTCTGGATGAATCTTTCACCCAATCTGGCGAGATCACCCTGCGGATCAAGAATCTTAATCCGCAATCCAATGCCGTTGTGTCGATTGTCGAATGGGCTGAGCCAAAGGAGTAA
- a CDS encoding hemerythrin domain-containing protein yields MTSHGQSPTEILRHEHRVIEQVLAVLEKLADHAANNGKIDAELASQALDFFRHFADHCHHAKEEDLLFPALEAKGFPREGGPTGVMLYEHEQGRALIRQMVEAIQAAETDSRAAARKFAEAARQYVTLLRQHISKEDNILFVLAERTLNASEQAEMLAKFETTEKEHVGEGVHEKYAALADELLAKMGIAKESVPKASGFFCCH; encoded by the coding sequence ATGACGTCCCACGGTCAATCACCAACCGAAATTCTCCGCCATGAGCACCGCGTCATTGAGCAGGTGCTCGCTGTTCTGGAGAAGCTCGCCGATCATGCGGCGAATAACGGAAAAATCGATGCGGAACTCGCATCCCAGGCGCTGGATTTCTTCAGGCATTTCGCCGACCATTGCCACCACGCCAAGGAGGAAGACCTCCTCTTTCCCGCCCTTGAGGCCAAGGGATTTCCCCGGGAAGGCGGTCCGACCGGCGTCATGCTCTACGAGCACGAACAAGGTCGGGCCCTCATTCGGCAAATGGTTGAAGCAATCCAAGCAGCCGAAACCGATTCGCGGGCGGCCGCTCGAAAATTCGCCGAGGCTGCCCGGCAATATGTCACCCTCCTCCGCCAGCACATTTCCAAAGAGGACAACATCCTTTTCGTTCTTGCCGAGCGAACGCTGAATGCCAGCGAACAGGCTGAAATGCTTGCCAAATTTGAGACCACGGAAAAAGAGCACGTGGGCGAAGGCGTCCACGAAAAGTACGCGGCCCTGGCTGACGAACTGCTCGCCAAAATGGGCATCGCGAAAGAATCTGTGCCGAAAGCGAGCGGCTTTTTCTGCTGCCATTAA
- a CDS encoding RrF2 family transcriptional regulator, which produces MMSKTAVHATTALMILAELPPGSFLGADEIARRVKAPRNYLGKILQKLAEEGLLESQKGKGGGFRLARPASDISLYDIVEPIDKISRWEGCLLGQERCTDSAPCPVHARWATVREVYLRFLRETKLSELVKNQRALCCMGG; this is translated from the coding sequence ATGATGTCAAAAACCGCGGTTCACGCAACGACAGCCCTGATGATTCTCGCCGAACTGCCTCCCGGGAGTTTTCTCGGGGCGGACGAGATTGCGCGCCGGGTCAAGGCCCCCCGCAACTATCTGGGAAAGATTCTCCAGAAGCTTGCGGAGGAGGGGCTCCTTGAGTCCCAAAAGGGAAAGGGGGGCGGGTTCAGGCTGGCCAGACCGGCGAGCGACATTTCCCTGTACGACATTGTCGAGCCGATCGACAAAATCAGTCGGTGGGAGGGGTGCCTACTGGGGCAGGAACGATGCACGGATTCGGCTCCTTGCCCGGTCCATGCACGCTGGGCAACGGTGAGGGAAGTGTATCTCAGGTTTCTGCGGGAAACGAAACTTTCCGAGTTGGTAAAAAACCAGCGCGCGTTGTGCTGCATGGGCGGATAG
- a CDS encoding divalent metal cation transporter, whose amino-acid sequence MTARTPTIPEESKGLPMTAKWDPEKLAQEERFLQELEKKSLWERIRGYAKLTGPAWLQSAMTLGAGSATASVMAGASFGYKLLWVQPLAMFLGVMIFAALAKVVLTTGERPYRAFGRELHPIIPLFWAVGTIVASIIWHFPQYTLAGAAAWDLAQVAQSAIVGKPDPGKTAPVENNQAKQPLPSVSSTGNAPKWLEYVVKYGIALCILAINIFTVWNYGSHTRGIKLYEGFLRWVIRIVILAFLAVVIWTGIRWGELVRGFFGFYVPDTPDGVTVVLGALGAAVGINMTFLYPYSILAKGWGKYHKGLAKWDLFSSMFLPYTIVTSLIIIAMANTIYDGKDVVRTGLQPVQAAAAFSTLLHSDLGRVILDLGFLAMTCGAISTHMVVCGFTWCEMLGLEYTRQRFRLFSLTPAIGILGAGMGYPFWMPILASAICLTMLPLVYLAIFLMANKKSYLGDAVGSGPARWIFNLLLLAAITVTTIGTAVQIKVRVVDPVRKLLNPPAAANQAAPSQEKPKSP is encoded by the coding sequence ATGACTGCTCGGACACCCACGATCCCCGAGGAATCCAAAGGCCTTCCGATGACGGCCAAATGGGATCCAGAAAAGCTTGCGCAGGAGGAAAGATTCCTGCAAGAACTGGAGAAAAAAAGCCTCTGGGAACGGATCCGCGGATACGCCAAACTCACAGGCCCGGCGTGGCTTCAGAGCGCGATGACGCTGGGGGCCGGTAGTGCGACGGCCTCGGTAATGGCGGGAGCCTCTTTCGGATACAAGCTTCTCTGGGTTCAGCCGCTGGCGATGTTTCTGGGCGTGATGATCTTCGCCGCTCTGGCGAAGGTGGTTCTCACTACAGGGGAACGGCCGTACCGAGCCTTTGGCCGGGAACTCCACCCGATTATTCCGCTCTTCTGGGCGGTCGGCACGATCGTGGCGTCAATTATCTGGCACTTTCCGCAGTATACTCTGGCCGGGGCGGCAGCCTGGGACCTGGCTCAGGTGGCCCAATCGGCGATTGTTGGAAAACCCGACCCCGGAAAAACCGCGCCCGTCGAAAACAATCAGGCGAAGCAACCTCTTCCCAGCGTTTCAAGCACGGGCAACGCTCCGAAATGGCTGGAATATGTGGTCAAATACGGGATCGCCCTGTGTATTCTGGCCATCAACATTTTCACCGTGTGGAACTACGGTAGTCATACCAGGGGCATCAAACTCTACGAAGGGTTTCTCCGCTGGGTGATCCGCATTGTGATTCTGGCCTTCCTGGCTGTGGTCATTTGGACGGGCATTCGCTGGGGAGAGCTGGTGCGAGGTTTCTTCGGATTCTACGTGCCCGACACTCCGGACGGAGTAACCGTGGTCCTTGGTGCTTTGGGGGCCGCTGTGGGGATCAATATGACGTTTCTTTATCCCTATTCCATCCTGGCCAAAGGGTGGGGTAAGTACCACAAGGGACTTGCCAAATGGGACCTGTTCAGCTCAATGTTTTTGCCCTATACGATCGTCACGTCGCTGATCATCATTGCCATGGCCAACACGATTTACGACGGCAAGGACGTGGTTCGCACGGGGCTTCAGCCCGTTCAGGCGGCGGCAGCGTTCAGCACGCTCCTTCACTCGGACCTTGGCCGCGTGATTCTGGACCTGGGTTTCCTGGCCATGACGTGTGGTGCAATCAGCACTCACATGGTGGTGTGCGGGTTTACGTGGTGTGAGATGCTGGGGCTGGAATACACCCGGCAGAGATTCCGCCTTTTCTCTCTGACACCTGCAATTGGCATCCTGGGCGCGGGCATGGGTTATCCGTTCTGGATGCCAATTCTGGCCTCCGCCATTTGTCTGACCATGCTGCCGCTAGTGTATTTGGCGATCTTTTTAATGGCGAACAAGAAAAGTTACCTCGGTGACGCCGTCGGATCAGGACCGGCTCGGTGGATTTTCAACCTGCTCCTGCTAGCCGCAATCACCGTCACGACAATCGGAACCGCCGTTCAAATTAAAGTTCGCGTGGTGGATCCCGTTCGGAAGTTGTTGAATCCACCGGCCGCGGCGAATCAGGCAGCCCCGTCTCAGGAAAAACCGAAGTCGCCGTAG
- a CDS encoding inositol-3-phosphate synthase, whose amino-acid sequence MNNMVTGRRKVGLWLIGARGGIATCVALGLSALRRGLIDSTGLVTALPEFQKLGLVPWGDWVLGGHEIRSTHLLDEAQDFARTNRTFDSEFVESLRSELEDVETRIRPGTVSGASPIITGLTGPEVPKNESPGEAVTRIRDDLESFRRKNELDHVVVVNVASTEPPVDAEKFPTRYDEFEAQLQRSPEGWLPPSALYAIAAMQAGCSYVNFTPSLGCNLPALDELARLQKVAYMGCDGKTGETLLKTVLAPMFRARNLRVLSWVGHNIFGNLDGKILDTPSHKQSKVATKDRVLAEILGYKPATVVTIEYLEDLGDWKTAWDHVHFSGFLGVPMVLQVIWQGCDSILAAPLVLDLARLTERAVRSGHVGLMPFLACFFKSPHGTKEHDFGKQFAQLMSWVDGLIAGGG is encoded by the coding sequence ATGAACAATATGGTGACTGGCCGGCGAAAAGTTGGTCTGTGGCTGATTGGGGCCAGAGGGGGAATTGCCACGTGCGTGGCCCTGGGGTTGTCGGCGTTACGCAGAGGTCTAATCGACTCTACAGGCCTGGTTACCGCTCTCCCGGAGTTTCAGAAGCTGGGGCTTGTGCCGTGGGGCGACTGGGTGCTCGGTGGGCACGAAATCCGCTCGACTCATCTTCTGGACGAAGCCCAGGATTTTGCCCGAACAAACCGCACCTTCGATAGCGAGTTTGTAGAATCACTGCGATCAGAGCTTGAGGATGTGGAAACGCGGATCAGGCCGGGGACCGTTTCCGGTGCCTCGCCCATAATCACCGGGCTCACTGGACCCGAGGTACCAAAAAACGAATCTCCGGGGGAAGCTGTTACCCGCATACGCGATGATCTCGAGTCATTTCGCCGCAAGAACGAGTTGGACCACGTCGTGGTCGTCAATGTGGCCTCGACAGAACCGCCTGTGGATGCGGAGAAGTTTCCGACAAGGTATGACGAATTTGAGGCCCAATTGCAGCGTAGCCCGGAGGGCTGGCTTCCTCCCAGCGCCCTCTACGCCATCGCAGCGATGCAGGCAGGATGTTCATACGTGAATTTCACGCCCTCACTCGGTTGTAACCTGCCGGCGCTGGACGAACTGGCCAGGCTACAGAAAGTGGCCTACATGGGCTGCGACGGAAAAACCGGTGAAACCCTGCTCAAAACGGTGCTTGCACCGATGTTCCGGGCGAGAAATCTCCGCGTGCTGAGCTGGGTGGGGCACAATATTTTCGGGAATCTGGATGGAAAGATTTTGGACACACCCAGTCACAAGCAAAGCAAAGTCGCTACCAAAGATCGGGTTCTAGCGGAAATTCTCGGCTACAAACCAGCCACGGTCGTGACGATCGAGTATCTGGAAGACCTGGGTGACTGGAAAACAGCCTGGGATCATGTTCACTTTTCCGGTTTTCTGGGCGTGCCGATGGTCCTCCAGGTGATTTGGCAGGGCTGCGATTCGATTCTCGCCGCACCTCTTGTTCTCGACCTCGCCCGCCTGACCGAAAGAGCTGTCCGCAGCGGCCATGTAGGGCTCATGCCGTTCCTTGCGTGTTTCTTCAAGAGCCCTCACGGTACGAAGGAACACGACTTCGGCAAGCAATTTGCTCAACTTATGTCGTGGGTGGATGGACTGATAGCGGGCGGGGGTTAG
- a CDS encoding pyridoxal phosphate-dependent aminotransferase, protein MALSVSKLIQALEPSATMAMAAKAKELKASGRTVYDLSLGEPDFPTPEHICQAAIEAMKAGHTHYTVASGIPELKRAVVEQYRGRYGLSYPPQYVVISNGAKHAIHNALVAVLNPGDEVIIPAPYWVSYSELVKLTGAVPVIVPTEESNGFKLTPEALRAAITPKTRMLLLCTPSNPTGTMYSRQELEGLARVVLDTDLVVLADEIYDRLTYTSEPFASFPTVCPGLQERTILINGVSKTYAMTGWRIGWAIAPNKDIAEAMASLQSQETSNPCSISQYAALAAITGPQDCVETMRREFERRKNFVAERLAKIPGVSCAPMEGAFYAFVNISRHLGKRYNGTVVDNSSQWCLELLSQKGVATVMGSAFGAEGYVRLSFAAATEELARALDLMEEFIREAK, encoded by the coding sequence ATGGCCCTGTCCGTTTCAAAACTCATTCAGGCACTGGAACCCTCGGCCACAATGGCGATGGCCGCGAAGGCCAAGGAACTGAAGGCGAGCGGGCGAACGGTCTATGACCTCAGCCTGGGCGAACCCGACTTTCCCACCCCTGAGCACATTTGTCAGGCGGCCATCGAGGCTATGAAGGCCGGCCACACTCACTATACGGTGGCCAGCGGTATTCCAGAACTGAAACGGGCGGTGGTGGAGCAGTACAGGGGCCGATACGGATTATCCTACCCGCCCCAGTATGTCGTCATCTCCAACGGGGCAAAACACGCGATTCACAATGCCCTGGTAGCGGTGCTCAATCCGGGAGACGAAGTGATTATTCCCGCCCCTTACTGGGTGAGTTATTCAGAACTCGTCAAACTGACGGGGGCGGTACCGGTCATCGTGCCCACGGAAGAATCGAATGGCTTCAAACTGACGCCGGAGGCCCTGCGGGCGGCCATCACTCCCAAAACGCGGATGCTCCTTCTATGCACCCCTTCCAATCCGACGGGAACAATGTACAGTCGGCAAGAGCTGGAAGGGCTCGCGCGGGTCGTTCTGGACACCGATCTTGTCGTCCTGGCCGACGAGATCTACGACCGTTTGACGTACACATCGGAACCTTTCGCCAGCTTCCCCACAGTCTGTCCTGGGCTCCAGGAGCGAACAATCCTGATTAATGGGGTTAGCAAGACGTATGCCATGACGGGGTGGCGAATCGGATGGGCCATCGCCCCAAACAAAGACATCGCGGAAGCTATGGCTTCGTTACAGAGCCAGGAAACTTCCAACCCGTGCAGCATCAGCCAGTATGCCGCTTTGGCCGCGATCACCGGTCCCCAGGATTGCGTGGAGACGATGCGGCGCGAATTCGAGCGGCGAAAAAATTTCGTGGCCGAGCGCCTGGCTAAAATCCCCGGGGTTTCCTGCGCACCAATGGAAGGCGCATTTTACGCATTCGTCAACATTTCGCGACACCTGGGCAAAAGGTACAACGGCACAGTTGTGGACAATTCCAGCCAGTGGTGTCTGGAACTTCTCTCTCAGAAAGGTGTTGCCACCGTGATGGGCTCCGCCTTCGGCGCAGAAGGTTATGTGAGACTCTCCTTTGCCGCAGCCACGGAAGAGCTCGCACGGGCCCTCGATCTGATGGAAGAATTCATCCGTGAGGCAAAGTGA